The following coding sequences lie in one Candidatus Nitrospira allomarina genomic window:
- a CDS encoding efflux RND transporter periplasmic adaptor subunit produces the protein MVQTATQTESPSRGTGKDFRPSSGLAGAPSIASKVKTEKDSNIFLALLQLESQVRKAQTVKELCFLLANETRRLVDFRQACIFSITPKGRMRGRVEAVSSVAVVDRNAPMITWIERIISELWEQGTLKDPGPLSSSHCSAELQRDWKSFAFPCVLWCPLIRQDQQVIGGLWLTREVPWQDGEVQVIRRFAETVAHAWQALGGTKRRVKNWKVLKNWLWGVLVVVIAAMWLPVRLSTLAPVEVVPRDPSVVTAPLDGVLGEILVHPNTLVQKGQTLFRYEDTTFRNQFEVAEKNLSVTWMEYRKVSQGAFVDHDTGAGMPVQASEVRLKEAERDYAWDMLQQVEVKAPRSGIVIFTDKSEWIGKPVAVGERIMEVADPQEFELKIDLPVEDAIVLREGAEVEVFLNANPLRAIPAQLIHASYHASILPTNVLAYRVEAEFMDPPEDIRIGWQGTAKIYGEPVTLFFHLFRRPLGVLRQTLGF, from the coding sequence GTGGTGCAAACAGCAACTCAAACAGAGTCCCCTTCGCGAGGGACCGGGAAGGACTTTAGACCCTCCTCCGGTCTGGCCGGCGCCCCTTCCATTGCGTCCAAAGTCAAAACGGAAAAAGATTCAAATATTTTCCTGGCGCTTCTTCAACTGGAAAGTCAGGTTCGCAAGGCTCAAACGGTCAAAGAACTCTGTTTTCTTCTGGCCAATGAGACCCGGCGTCTCGTGGACTTTCGACAAGCCTGTATTTTTTCCATCACGCCGAAGGGGCGGATGCGGGGCAGGGTGGAAGCGGTGTCCAGTGTGGCCGTGGTTGACCGCAATGCGCCGATGATCACTTGGATCGAACGCATCATTTCAGAATTATGGGAGCAAGGCACCCTCAAAGATCCCGGTCCTCTCTCCTCCTCTCATTGTTCGGCAGAACTCCAACGTGATTGGAAGTCTTTTGCGTTTCCCTGTGTCCTCTGGTGTCCATTAATCCGCCAGGATCAGCAGGTGATTGGTGGCTTGTGGTTGACCAGGGAGGTACCTTGGCAAGACGGAGAAGTGCAAGTGATCCGGCGGTTTGCCGAAACGGTGGCTCATGCCTGGCAGGCGCTCGGGGGCACGAAACGGAGAGTAAAAAACTGGAAGGTTCTCAAAAACTGGCTATGGGGAGTACTGGTAGTCGTGATAGCCGCCATGTGGCTGCCCGTTCGATTGTCCACGCTGGCTCCGGTGGAAGTGGTGCCGCGGGATCCGTCGGTGGTGACGGCGCCATTGGATGGGGTGCTGGGAGAAATCCTGGTCCACCCGAATACCCTGGTTCAGAAGGGGCAAACCCTCTTTCGTTATGAGGACACCACATTCAGGAATCAATTTGAAGTGGCGGAAAAGAATCTATCCGTCACCTGGATGGAGTATCGCAAAGTGTCGCAGGGTGCATTTGTCGACCATGACACCGGTGCGGGTATGCCCGTGCAAGCCTCGGAAGTCCGGCTGAAAGAAGCCGAACGGGATTACGCCTGGGACATGTTACAGCAAGTGGAGGTCAAAGCTCCCCGGTCAGGCATCGTGATTTTCACGGATAAATCCGAATGGATCGGCAAGCCGGTGGCGGTGGGGGAACGCATTATGGAAGTGGCCGATCCCCAGGAATTTGAATTGAAAATTGATCTACCGGTAGAAGACGCGATCGTATTACGGGAAGGCGCCGAAGTCGAGGTGTTTTTGAATGCCAATCCCTTACGAGCCATTCCTGCCCAATTAATCCATGCCAGTTATCATGCGAGTATTCTCCCAACCAATGTCCTGGCCTATCGAGTGGAAGCCGAGTTCATGGACCCGCCCGAAGATATTCGAATCGGCTGGCAAGGCACCGCCAAAATCTATGGGGAACCGGTTACCCTCTTTTTCCATCTCTTCCGGCGCCCCCTCGGAGTTCTTCGACAAACGTTAGGTTTCTAA
- a CDS encoding efflux RND transporter periplasmic adaptor subunit encodes MIHRHPITILCLALGLIMLPSGVSLAKSGGRSSMPSSDLQTIRGIVKPVVEAVLASEIQALVKRMPFRDGDAFKMGDILVEFECAKYRAELSAAQADLDARQKTVINNEELAALHGIGRLEVDISLAELKKAQAVLTRAQVIVQGCRIPAPFAGHVVKTLVHPYESVNPYDDLVSIVSNQDLDIELILPSSSLRWIAKNSPFSFSIDETQKDYSAEVVEIGPRVDPVSQTIRVFGRFHKHPTGVLAGMSGSAKFPEGTFPTQSTFTPSTKPAASPTSTSKQTAKH; translated from the coding sequence ATGATACATCGACACCCTATCACTATTCTGTGTTTAGCCCTGGGTCTGATCATGCTGCCTTCAGGCGTCAGTCTGGCAAAAAGCGGAGGACGCAGTAGTATGCCCTCATCGGATCTTCAGACGATTCGGGGGATCGTGAAACCCGTCGTTGAAGCGGTGCTGGCCAGTGAAATCCAGGCGTTAGTGAAACGGATGCCGTTTCGAGACGGTGATGCATTTAAAATGGGAGATATCCTCGTTGAATTTGAATGTGCCAAATACCGGGCGGAATTATCGGCCGCCCAAGCGGATTTGGATGCAAGGCAAAAGACCGTCATCAATAACGAGGAGCTGGCCGCTCTTCACGGGATCGGCCGGTTGGAAGTGGACATTTCGCTGGCCGAATTAAAAAAGGCTCAGGCGGTTCTCACCAGAGCACAAGTGATTGTTCAAGGTTGCCGGATTCCTGCCCCTTTTGCCGGACATGTGGTCAAGACGTTGGTCCACCCCTATGAAAGTGTCAATCCGTACGATGATCTGGTGAGTATTGTCAGTAATCAGGATCTGGATATTGAATTGATTCTCCCGTCGTCTTCGCTACGGTGGATCGCCAAGAACAGTCCGTTTTCATTTAGCATCGATGAGACGCAAAAGGACTATTCGGCGGAAGTGGTGGAAATTGGTCCTCGTGTTGATCCTGTAAGTCAAACCATTCGGGTCTTTGGCCGATTTCACAAACATCCCACAGGTGTCTTAGCGGGTATGAGCGGAAGTGCAAAATTTCCGGAAGGCACGTTTCCCACTCAATCAACATTTACGCCAAGCACGAAGCCTGCAGCCTCACCGACGTCCACGAGTAAACAGACTGCCAAACATTAA